A genomic segment from Nicotiana tabacum cultivar K326 chromosome 9, ASM71507v2, whole genome shotgun sequence encodes:
- the LOC107793130 gene encoding uncharacterized protein LOC107793130 produces the protein MFCKEAIEALDLMKDQWRLSLTDAIILDEINFLIMELKFLDIFLRLHSFTNDSNLMDASEHVRAMVRVVGSDLYSLFSTGMVPPDPNFDLTLSEVQEKIQICKSEIKAQYSYPQVVNLSDATPMSVAKLIGDVIETIKYVVSTPLASSLSISPQLEEQLFCALSSPQSLCYILAFRKLQDSSQMTFFTHAIAVTCHAAMIIFLHFPEHNQETDINSLLTDFVLKRIFPIQPCVRRIYVELIQSFMSGPQLTWRHVVLAKMETMFTIFLKTNLLMLQFSYSYGLIVPLEDQKQMENFFEMLDYLGTYLEDLPPQGFGSKLREIDNLMVNAALFIFSLYGNEEDVASGEINQEATLDLPGLIRSISALTYQIIQMSFQSVLPRIDGLGFVDFLLDNMKEFLNQSADTLPSAKSQLESVLKHLEFLQPFLRDVAAAKCINHDRLQHLATVVIGKTYEIEYIVDCFATKDVPGWYLTPWLSDLIEEIEFVKAEVEKIKEDKACDAPTDNFTDASNVATSSQLASMPSITEEMVGFEDVVQTLRNQLVGGTSQLDVVSVVGTFGQGKTTVAKKLFSDESIASLFDVHAKCLLPVVYLRRELLVAILNDAVDKQTDLSEVPEDELADKLHKILLQRKYLILIDDVRETVVLDFLKSCFPDANNGSRIILTTELDEVANYATRVSSPYRLRLFSDEESWMLLQNKVFLRQSCPPYLRDVGQKLVKTCRGLPLAVVMLANALAKLAKNGDHVNFSEEAMKEFNEILENQRSSYVSVSSQMASTPRITEEITDEMVGFDDVLQTLRDQLVRVTPRELDVISIVGTFGQGKTAVANKLLADELVVSLFDVCAKCFVPVVFERRELLVAILRNLVDKTTDLSEAREDELADELHKLLLPKRYLLLIDNVNDPVAWDYLRSCFPDANNGSRILLTTRLDEVATKARRVSSPHYLRLFTDEESWMLLQNKAFPRQSCPPNLRPLGEQLAKGCKGSPVQVVVLAGVLAKMTTKELELLTEGDKGVQMVFIKELEKKAMEATLDQARGSRPKSFRKASQGHISSQLDCTIAEDMVGFQDVLQTITNLLVRGTSQRDVISIVGMAGQGKTTIANKLFIDESVVPQFDVRAKCYVSQVYDRREVLVSILSDVVDKPTDLSEVPEAELAVKLRRLLFSKRYLILIDDVWETRAWDELQSCFPDTNNSSRIMLTTRLDKVANYASCVSSLHHLRLFSEDESWTLLQKKVFLQQSCPPDLEGVGQEIAKKCGRLPLSIVLVAGVLASMTKKEQWEQVADGLGSHIRGDSKHIIQFSYKNLPHYLKPCFLYFGAFLEDKEIQISKLMKLWTAEALVVKQKERRLADIAEDYLEDLIRRNMVMSTKNRCLGKVKACRIHDLLLEFCKEKAKEEKFLLWIYRDQDANSTEVLSRMLVQRRISIYSKQHNLVERSPSCSNVHSLLFRKVGDDVIPSVDNQVSFAFHSFKCLRVLDLEFVTVGSFPTELCQLRYLALRTFEESIPSSIDNLRNLETLVVKGLGSELSFPHSLCKMVKMRHLHLNDRASFDLQNLKIFLEDPSELENLETFSTPAFSSGEDVERVLSKTPNLRKLRCIFSGSWGYSEEQKKDCNQFPRLQHLTKLESLKVFCFHKPERSPCVFNFPSDLKKLTLCGFGLPWSEISAMSTLHNLVILKLQSDAFCGEEWEVSDEQFSQLKVLKLENISFARWSISEDAFSNLEKLVLHSCDCLVEIPSEFGYFTCLQTIEVKSCQESVSNSARNVEKIQVEEMQNNGFKLFIY, from the exons ATGTTTTGCAAAGAAGCCATTGAAGCTCTAGATTTGATGAAAGATCAATGGAGATTGTCCTTGACAGATGCAATAATATTGGATGAAATCAATTTCCTCATTATGGAGCTGAAGTTTCTGGACATTTTCCTGAGGCTGCACAGCTTTACTAATGACAGTAACTTGATGGATGCTTCAGAACACGTCCGAGCTATGGTTAGAGTTGTAGGATCAGACCTCTACAGTCTATTCTCCACAGGAATGGTGCCACCTGATCCAAACTTTGATCTCACTTTGTCTGAGGTGCAAGAAAAGATCCAGATTTGTAAGTCCGAAATCAAAGCTCAATACTCTTATCCTCAGGTAGTAAATCTTTCTGATGCTACTCCCATGTCTGTAGCAAAACTCATTGGTGATGTAATAGAGACTATAAAATATGTGGTGAGCACACCTTTGGCCTCTTCCTTATCTATTAGTCCACAACTTGAGGAGCAACTCTTTTGCGCATTGAGTTCACCACAATCTCTCTGTTACATACTTGCTTTCAGAAAATTACAAGACTCTAGCCAAATGACTTTCTTTACTCATGCTATAGCTGTCACTTGTCATGCAGCAATGATTATCTTCTTGCATTTTCCTGAGCATAATCAGGAAACTGATATCAATTCCTTGCTTACTGATTTCGTATTGAAGAGAATCTTTCCCATTCAGCCTTGTGTCCGCCGTATCTATGTTGAACTCATCCAATCTTTTATGTCCGGACCACAATTAACCTGGCGTCACGTTGTCCTAGCAAAAATGGAAACAATGTTTACCATTTTTCTCAAAACCAATCTGCTGATGTTACAATTCTCTTATAGCTACGGCTTGATAGTTCCATTGGAGGATCAAAAACAAATGGAGAACTTTTTCGAGATGTTGGACTATTTGGGAACTTATCTTGAGGATCTGCCACCACAGGGCTTTGGATCTAAGCTTAGAGAAATAGATAATTTGATGGTCAATGCAGCACTTTTCATTTTCTCGTTATATGGTAACGAGGAAGACGTGGCATCTGGAGAAATAAATCAAGAGGCCACCCTTGATTTGCCTGGCTTGATTCGGAGTATCAGCGCTTTGACTTACCAGATCATTCAAATGTCATTTCAATCCGTTTTACCTAGGATTGATGGACTTGGCTTTGTTGATTTCCTTCTGGACAACATGAAGGAGTTCCTTAACCAGTCTGCTGATACACTTCCTTCTGCCAAGAGCCAACTTGAATCTGTGCTGAAGCATCTTGAATTTTTGCAACCTTTTTTGAGGGATGTTGCAGCAGCAAAATGTATTAATCATGACAGACTGCAACATCTTGCCACAGTGGTAATTGGCAAGACATATGAAATAGAATATATAGTTGATTGTTTCGCGACTAAAGATGTTCCTGGCTGGTATCTTACACCATGGCTTTCGGATCTCATTGAGGAGATTGAGTTTGTGAAGGCAGAGGTTGAAAAGATTAAGGAGGACAAGGCGTGTGACGCACCAACAGACAACTTCACTGATGCTTCCAATGTTGCCACATCATCACAATTGGCCAGTATGCCAAGCATAACTGAAGAAATGGTGGGATTCGAGGACGTGGTGCAAACGTTAAGAAATCAACTTGTTGGAGGAACATCACAACTTGATGTTGTCTCAGTTGTTGGCACTTTCGGACAAGGTAAAACAACAGTTGCCAAAAAGCTATTCTCTGACGAATCAATTGCCTCTCTGTTTGATGTTCATGCAAAATGTCTTCTTCCTGTTGTATATTTACGTAGAGAGTTGTTGGTTGCTATTCTGAATGATGCTGTTGACAAGCAAACTGATCTTAGTGAAGTGCCTGAAGATGAATTAGCTGACAAGTTGCACAAAATATTGTTGCAAAGGAAATACCTCATCCTCATTGATGATGTTCGTGAAACTGTAGTATTGGACTTTTTAAAGTCGTGCTTTCCGGATGCCAACAATGGAAGCAGAATTATTCTAACAACAGAGTTAGACGAAGTTGCTAATTATGCTACACGTGTTAGTTCTCCCTATCGTCTTCGCTTGTTTTCTGATGAAGAAAGCTGGATGTTGTTACAAAATAAGGTTTTCCTCCGACAAAGTTGCCCACCGTATCTTAGAGATGTTGGACAAAAACTAGTAAAAACCTGCCGCGGGCTACCTCTTGCTGTTGTTATGCTGGCCAATGCTCTTGCAAAACTGGCGAAGAATGGGGATCACGTGAACTTCTCTGAAGAGGCGATGAAAGAGTTCAATGAAATTCTGGAGAACCAGAGATCTTCTTATGTTAGTGTATCATCACAAATGGCCAGTACTCCAAGGATAACTGAAGAAATAACAGATGAAATGGTAGGTTTCGATGATGTACTGCAAACCTTAAGAGATCAACTTGTTAGAGTAACACCAAGAGAGCTTGATGTTATCTCGATTGTTGGCACCTTTGGACAAGGTAAAACAGCAGTTGCTAACAAACTATTAGCTGACGAATTAGTTGTCTCTTTGTTCGATGTTTGTGCAAAATGTTTTGTTCCTGTTGTTTTCGAACGCAGAGAGTTATTAGTTGCTATTCTGAGGAATCTTGTTGATAAGACAACTGATCTTAGTGAAGCGAGAGAAGATGAATTAGCTGATGAGTTGCACAAACTTTTATTGCCAAAGAGGTATCTTCTCCTCATTGATAATGTTAATGACCCTGTAGCATGGGATTATCTAAGGTCATGCTTTCCAGATGCCAACAATGGAAGCAGAATTCTTCTAACAACTCGTCTAGATGAAGTTGCCACTAAGGCTAGACGTGTTAGTTCACCCCATTATCTGCGCTTGTTTACTGATGAAGAAAGCTGGATGCTGTTACAAAATAAGGCGTTTCCCCGACAAAGTTGTCCGCCAAATCTTAGACCTCTTGGAGAACAATTAGCCAAAGGGTGTAAAGGGTCACCTGTTCAAGTTGTTGTGCTGGCTGGTGTTCTTGCAAAAATGACGACAAAAGAGTTGGAACTACTGACAGAAGGGGATAAAGGTGTTCAGATGGTCTTCATTAAAGAGCTGGAGAAAAAGGCCATGGAAGCTACGTTAGACCAGGCGCGTGGCTCACGACCAAAAAGCTTTAGAAAGGCTTCCCAAGGCCATATATCATCTCAACTGGATTGTACTATAGCTGAAGATATGGTGGGATTCCAGGACGTCTTGCAAACAATAACAAACCTACTTGTTAGAGGAACATCACAGAGAGATGTCATTTCTATTGTTGGAATGGCTGGACAAGGTAAAACAACAATTGCTAACAAACTATTCATAGATGAATCAGTTGTTCCACAATTTGATGTTCGTGCAAAATGTTATGTTTCTCAAGTGTACGACCGTCGAGAGGTGTTGGTTTCTATTCTGAGTGATGTGGTCGACAAGCCAACTGATCTTAGTGAAGTGCCTGAAGCTGAATTAGCTGTTAAGTTGCGCAGACTATTATTTTCAAAGAGATACCTTATCCTCATTGATGATGTCTGGGAAACTAGAGCATGGGATGAGTTACAGTCATGTTTTCCGGATACCAACAACAGTAGCAGAATTATGCTGACAACCCGGCTAGATAAGGTTGCTAACTATGCTAGCTGTGTTAGTTCTCTTCATCATCTTCGCTTGTTTTCTGAAGATGAAAGCTGGACGTTGTTACAGAAAAAGGTGTTTCTCCAACAAAGTTGCCCACCGGATCTTGAAGGTGTTGGACAAGAAATAGCAAAGAAGTGTGGAAGGttacctctttcaattgttttgGTAGCTGGTGTTCTTGCAAGTATGACGAAGAAAGAGCAGTGGGAACAAGTGGCAGATGGTTTAGGTTCACATATTCGTGGTGACTCCAAGCACATCATACAATTCAGTTACAAGAATTTGCCCCATTATCTCAAACCTTGCTTTCTGTATTTTGGAGCATTCTTGGAGGACAAAGAGATTCAGATCTCAAAGTTAATGAAGTTATGGACGGCGGAGGCTTTGGTagtaaaacaaaaggaaagaCGCTTGGCTGATATAGCAGAAGATTATTTAGAGGATCTTATTAGAAGAAATATGGTGATGTCCACCAAGAATAGATGTCTTGGCAAAGTAAAAGCATGTCGTATCCATGATCTGTTGCTTGAATTTTGCAAGGAAAAAGCAAAGGAGGAGAAATTTCTACTGTGGATATATAG GGATCAAGATGCAAATTCTACCGAAGTGTTGTCTCGAATGCTTGTACAACGTCGTATATCCATTTATTCAAAACAGCACAATCTTGTTGAAAGGAGTCCATCTTGTTCCAATGTCCATTCCTTACTATTCAGGAAGGTTGGTGATGATGTTATCCCCTCAGTCGACAATCAGGTCTCATTTGCTTTTCACAGCTTTAAGTGTCTTAGAGTGTTAGATCTGGAGTTTGTCACTGTTGGTTCTTTCCCAACTGAACTATGTCAATTGAGGTACCTTGCACTTAGAACTTTTGAGGAATCTATTCCATCATCTATAGACAATCTCCGGAATCTTGAAACACTTGTGGTTAAAGGGCTTGGAAGTGAACTTTCATTTCCACACTCCCTGTGTAAGATGGTTAAGATGAGACATCTACATTTAAACGACCGTGCCTCTTTCGATTTGcagaacttaaaaatattcctTGAGGATCCCTCGGAATTAGAAAATTTGGAGACTTTTTCCACTCCTGCTTTTTCATCTGGTGAAGATGTGGAGAGGGTATTGAGTAAGACCCCTAATCTTCGAAAACTGAGATGCATATTTTCAGGATCATGGGGTTATTCTGAGGAACAAAAAAAGGACTGCAATCAGTTCCCAAGATTACAGCACTTAACCAAGCTTGAATCACTCAAGGTGTTTTGTTTCCACAAGCCAGAGCGATCACCGTGTGTATTCAATTTCCCGTCTGATCTTAAGAAGCTGACACTTTGTGGTTTTGGATTGCCATGGAGTGAAATTTCAGCCATGTCAACACTTCATAACCTTGTGATACTCAAGCTGCAATCCGATGCCTTTTGTGGAGAAGAATGGGAAGTAAGTGATGAGCAATTCTCCCAGCTAAAAGTGCTGAAGCTAGAAAATATTTCCTTTGCGCGTTGGAGTATCTCAGAGGATGCTTTCTCTAACCTTGAGAAACTGGTTCTGCATAGTTGTGATTGTCTAGTCGAAATCCCTTCTGAATTTGGTTACTTCACTTGCCTACAAACCATCGAAGTAAAGTCGTGCCAGGAATCCGTTTCAAATTCAGCTAGGAATGTCGAGAAAATTCAGGTTGAAGAAATGCAAAATA